In the Urocitellus parryii isolate mUroPar1 chromosome 1, mUroPar1.hap1, whole genome shotgun sequence genome, GACCGGAAATGCATGTGATAAGCGCCCTCCGCGGAGGACTGTGCAGGGCACGGATAGCTCCAGCAGGACTGGAGCTAGGCCAAAGTACAGGATGCTCAGATGAGGAGTGCTGGTTCAGTACATCCAGTCTGGGCTCAATTGAGAGAAGAAGGTGTGAGCGTGAAAAACGCGGATTATAGAGAAAGGGGGGTGCTTTTAATCTGAGAAATGGTGGGAACCTAGTTTGAGACCTAGGTGGGAGGCATGGGGTGTGTGAACAGAAACTCGGCCCCAAGTTACTAGCGTGAgaggaaagggggctggggagacGCTGAGGTCTGCTCCTACTTAAGattggaggagagaaagaatattaGCCCTTAAGTCAGTGCCTCTCCTTACCAAGTGCCAAAGTCTAAATCTTATGGAGAGGACTTGATACTTATATGAATGCTATCATGATACATAATTACAGTGTAAACGTAAAGGTGATTAGGTGTGACTTCATCAAGGTGACTCTTGACCTCATttgttttatctgtaaaatgggtatgaaATATCCAACCCAAACATGtgtggttgaaaaaaatgtgtcaaaCGACTAGCTGGCTCTCAGTAAGTAATCCttatcattcattttcatttctgcgGTGTTGGTCTCCTGAATTGCCTCCACTCAGCTAAGTGGACAGTTCATGTATCtggagtgaggggagggagaaggacaaGAGAGAGGTATGGAGGTGGTTAGTaggatttgcttttgttttcttctgcatCTACTTTGTCTTTAGTTTGGAGTAAGTGGAGTCTGTTCAATGGCTGCTTCTCCTCTGTGAGGAGAAGCCTCTGCATCTGCACAGCTGTAGCGCTCAGGTGTCACACTGTGTTCTCTTTGTCAGAGAGCAGCACTGCCGGTCTTTCTGCAGGAATTGGTTGCTCTCCTTTAGAGCTCAAACCCACTCTGGCAGGAATAGTGGTAGAATCTGAAATCCTCCTGGGTCCCTTGGTGCTTGGACTCCAGTCTTGCCCACAGGAGGCTCCCTCCCCTCTATGCTGTAATTGCACTTCCTGGGGCACCTGCGGTACAAATCTTCAGGCTTAGAGGATGAGCACACCCCAAATGGAGCTCCACCACCCTGCTGTGCTCCTGCTTGATGACAATGGGTGGGGAATATGTTGGTGGTTGTTAGTCCCTAAATTGTGCCATTTTTCTACCACATTGTCCAACAGAATTAAAGAGGGGAAGGTCTGTGCCCACTGCCTCTGTACTGATTTGTTTCCCATCCCTCAACAGTCAGCTTCCTGGTACTTCACCCCATCTGCACTGCCAAGGCTGAATCAGGAGCTGTTGATAAGAATCCTGTCCAAGGGTAAGATGTGCCTGCCCCACATGGTGGTAAATCTCTGCTTTTTCAGTCCCCTATATGAAAGTCTTCCATTCCTTTGGACTGAAATCTTCCCAAATATCCTCAAAATGACCCATTCCCATGTCTGTGGGGAGAACTGCAGTGTGCAGGACGGTGGCATCTCAGCTAGGAAATGCTGAATGCAGAAGCAAACTCAGGAGCAAATGGCAGTGACCCATGACTTACCAAATCTGTTTAGGAAGTTCGCCCCGCCTGCCCTGGGCTTGCCCCACCCCCAAGAGGTCCAGCCAGGCAGGCACAAGATGCATGGACTGAAGAGAGAGGCTGGTAGGTGTGGGTCTGTGTCTGAGCCCAGTCACCAGAACTCAGTTACCCCCCTGGGAGAGGGAAGCAGCTACTTGTCCTCTCCCCTGTCTGCCCTGACTCCAGTCGTCTTTGTTTCTACACcattgatccacctgcctcaaccCCAGTTCTCTCTGGTGTCCTCTGCGGAGAGGAGGGGATAGACCAGTTTGTCCTGGGCCCTGGGAATGAGGTCCTGCCCCCTCCTTTGGCCAGGAATGAAAGCATACCAATTGGGCCATACAGGTATGGGACACCAGTATACACATTCCTGGCCCACGTATGTGTGCTGTGAACACACCTCTGAACATGAGCCCATTTGTATTTGCAGACATACACATTTTCCCTGTGTACACGTGTGCCTATGGGTATGTGCATGCTTGTGCATTTGTACGTGTGGAAGTCTCTTCATATATATGTCATGCCCTGGACTGGCAGGGAGTCTTCTCATTCAAATATGCTGTGTGCTTTTTGAATGAGACACTTTCCCTCTCAGAGTTTTTTTCCCAGCCCATAAAATGAAACCTTTTTTTATTCAGGAATTCCCCTGAGGACAAGGATGCTCCAACActgggattgcattaaacctcTGGTCTAATGCATTTGGGGAAGGTAAGGTGGGGGCCTGCAGAGTCCCCAGCCATCCCTCTTTCTACAAGTCACCATGTAAGAGCAACAACCTCATCTGAGCCCAGAGTGGGAGGAGATAGCTGAAGCCTCTAGTGGAGCTAAGAGGGATGGAAAGATACAGTGCCCTTCTCCCCCAGGCGTGGATGAACACAGGCTTCAGTTTGAATGCACAGTGACATCTAGCTTAAGCGGGCCCAGGCTGTGTGGCAAAACCAGGGGAGGACTGCTGGATGGATGGCCTCCCCGCCCCTTTTGCCTGCTTGCCGTGTTCAGGCTGTGCCTGCATGGTGGGAGAGGGGAGTGTGCTGCCTCTATTGCCAGAGGAATGACTTTTCTTGAGCACAAAAAGAAACCCTGGAGGAATTGATGGTCACCAGAGAAGCCACAGCAGAAACCTTGATCTGCATGAAAAGATGGACAGGCCACTTTCACTGAGGGCAGTGGGGAAAGGGAGCACAGAGACTGCCCAGGTGGGCAGTCTGGAAGACCTGCCATAGATaacagacagggctggggtggccAGGGAGAAGGCAGGATAGCCATTGATCTCGGGGCAGCTTCATCTATGGGGTCTCCAACCTGGgtgcacacacatacccacaaacACCAATCACCATTGGTCAGGATCCACATAACCCGGAGGCACACACTGCCACCTCCCACgcctaaataaataatacatcaaTACTACCCCTATATAAACTGTCCCCACATGGTCCACTCTGTGAacacatgagcacacacagaCTTAAGAAGCAGTCACATAACCCAAATACCAAAATATCCTCTCCTTCTACATCACTTTCTCCTTCCCCCATCCACATCCACATCCCCTGCTTCACACATACATACCCTACTGAAGGAGAAGGAGTTTCCAGGGAGAAAACAGAGACCTTTGCCCTCAGAAAGAGCCCGGGATCGATACTGTTTAGACTCGGCTAGCATGTATTTCCTCTTAGGTTGAGGAAGATTTAAGTTTATGGTTCAATCCAATCTTTAAGgggggtaaaaataaaataagaaggaaaggcAGAAAATGAGGAAGTTGGAATGGTGTGCTCAAGTATTTATCTCCATGCAGCCCCAGACTTTAATACACAGGCGGTTCCCTAAGCCAGCccataaatcagagaaatcaatgCCCCGTTTATGATCATTATTactttcgttttttttttttttttgaaatggggtGCAAGAAAAAGGTCTGACCAGAGTCCTCCCCCACTTCTCTACCCTAACCAGGGAAAAGGAATATTCGAAAAGGGGGAGGGCAAGAATGTAGGAAAGTCATTCTGGGTGGTGACTTTAGAGCCTTGGGCAGACTATTGTGGTATAAGTGACCTAAAGAGGCACAGGCACAAGGAGAGTCCTGagagcttcagtttcttccacTGGACGAGGAAGAAAATGTCCACAGCGATTGGAAGATAAAAGGGGATAATGGGCAAGAAATCAAATTACATGATAATGACACTCCGGACCATAAGCTGTACTAACATAATCATGGGGTGGGGTAACCCACCTCCTCCTATCCCACTGGGTTCTTGGGGTTGAGGAATAGCTCTTGGTTTTGATCTCTTGAAAGAGATGAAAAGGAAACCCAAAGAATGGGATGTTTCCTGAAGTTGCTGCTCACATTGTCTCTGTGTCATCTCTGTCCCAGCCCTGAACTTGGTGGTCACAGGGGGCTTAGGTAACCTAATGGGCCACagtggggaagagaaaggagggcaGACCAGTTCCCAGACATTCAATATGATAAGGTTATCTGTAGAGCTGAGCGTCCCTACCACACCAGGATATGCCCAGAGAGAAGACAGCACCAAGATCATCCCAAAGTCCTGGGTTAGAGGATAGGtacactgaaccccagcccccaaagaaaGCAAAGCATATGCTTCCAGCCACCAGAAAGGGCACCTATTATGAGCAGGAGTTACTTAAGACAACAATGGTGAggtgaaaggaaggaaaacactATTATAAAATTGGGGACCCATCACAATGTCAAATGCTCACCCCAACTCCACTCCTGGCCACCAAGCCCCAAGTTCCTAAATCCTTTGCAGGGATTTGGAGGGAGTCTTGTCTTCCTGGGTATGGGACCTAGCACTGTCATTTCTCTGGCCAGGAGTTAGATGGACATTGgactaaataaatggaatttttcaagaaaaaaggtGGAATTATTGGCCATTCTCATTTCCCACAAAATCAATTCTGCAAAAACAACAGAACAACAGAAAATAAACCCAAGGGAAGACAGCACAGAGAATAGGGTtcccacacatacacaaacctCAAAAAACACACCTGCAAAACACATTCCAAACTTGCAAACACAAATGAGTGCATTACACACACTGTGAACTCACAAATGCCCAATTATGCATCTAATCACAGAGAAATGAACACCCAGTTATACAATATGCACACATATAGTAATACAGATGAAATTGGTAGGAACTTAGATACACCAATATCTGCACATTACATGTGCACACAAGGGTATGGACAGCTACCTACCTACTCACCTACATACATTCAGGCACATGCATACATATTgcacaagagggaaaaaaagaccaAAGCAGAATTcaccataattaaaaaaaaaaactggacaaaGGAGAGATAATACCTTCTAAAGAGGGACCTCCCTCTCCTCCTACTAAGTCTTAAATGTGTGTGTTGTGATCAGAGCAATGCCTATCCTGGAAGGACTGGACCCAGGTTCAATGGCAAGAATACAGATATTTCTCCAGGGGTCCTGATGGAACTGGGGGCTTGTATACATTGCACCCCCATCAGTGAAGAAGTAAGGTTTAGTGTGAGGACTAGGCAGACCTGGGTTCAGGGCCCAGCGTAGGGCCAGCGGTGGCCATCCCTCATGGCTTTCGCAGCATTCGGgcctccttccccaccctcccacGCACCGCCCCCACCCCGCTTTGTGGGACCTTAGGATCCAAGCCCAGCGATTCTCCTTGTGCTCCCCAACCCCAGACCCACCGCTTGTAAGCGGAATCACTCCCACAAAACGAAGAGGGACAAAATCCAGGTTGCAGAGAGGACCAGCAGAACCATTCCTCTCCTAAACAGGTCAATCAGCTTGAGAGGCAGCCCTGCATCTCTGCCTGCCCTGGGAAGGCCTTctgcctttggaaaaaaaaaaaaaaaatctctagcaAAAACCCATCGGGGAAAGGggagaagatttttaaaataatagtaataaagaaaagagagagagaaagaaactggaaaagaaaaggtACAAGGAGCAGGTTGAACCGGAGGCCACAGCCGGCTGGGCCGCAGACCGTGTTTCCCGAGCGTGGGCTCGGCTTTTGGCCTTTCGGTTCCCTTGAACGCAGTGCCAAACCCAAATCCGAGCCGATTCTTCCACCGCACTCCTCCTTTGACCCCCGCATTCGTTGCGCGGAGATCGCAAGGCCTGGCCGGCGACGCCGGGGCTCTACCCCTGGAGTGCACGCGGTGGCGCCGCCGGGGCAGCTGCGTGCCCGGGGACCCACGCCTTTCCCGAGCCGGCAAAGAGGAGGGCGGCCAGGGGCTCGTGAGCACAGTGTACACTTTATTTCAGACTACAGGTTTCTGAACATAATAAAATCTTTGGCTTGTAGCGGCGGTTCAGTCTCGCAGTCTGTGGGGGTCGTATTTCTCAAGGAGTCTCGGGCAAACATTAAGGGGGCAGGACAGACAGACGGACAGAAGggtcctgggaggtggggagggggaggcgaAGGGCAGACACGAGAGGAAACACACTCTCACGCACACAAAGTAAAGTCCCAGAGAAACGAGGGCCAGCGATGCGGGGCGGGAGGTACtgggcagcaaaaaaaaaaaaaaaaaattcaaaagaaaacagtaaCGAAAACGAAACTGGGCCGGGGGACAGCGAGGCGGGACGGGGGgggataaaataattataataattataataattataacaataataataaaggagaTTAATAAAAATGTCCAGCAAATAGAGATCGCTACACATTTGTTTTCCTTAcctgaaattaaatatatacaagGTCGTAAGCGGTTTGGCTAGATAGAGCTTTAAGGAGTTCGCAGTTTCGTCCCTTATACTGTGAATAGAGaatagatcatattttttttttccgatAGCACCTGTCCGAGTCTTTCTcccttttcaaaaatgtttcattCAAACGTGGCTGTCCACTCTGAGgatctctctctgtctgtctctctctctgtctctcttccctgttgctccctccctcctttgaGCTGATCATTTCTCCCCAGGCGCTGGGCCCGCGAGGCACAGGCGGCGGCGGTGCCAGGAGGGGGCGCGGGCGCCGCGGCCCGAACCGCGCGGCCCCGGCCGGCCGCCCGCAGCTACTCGCTCTCGTCTTTGTCCTGGACCGTGGTGGTCGAGTGGTTGTACAGTCCCTGGGCCATGAGGTGCAGCGCCAGGCCGTTCTTAATGCCTGTGGCTTTCTTGATCTTGGCACGCTTGTTCTGGAACCAGATCTTGATCTGGGACTCGTTGAGGCTGAGCTCCTGGGCCAGGGTCTGCCGCCGCTGCTCCGTGATGTAGCGGTTCGCCTGGAACTCCGCCTTGAGTCTCTGCAGCTGCTCGGCCGTGAACGCCGTCCGCGGCCGCTTGTCCTCCTTCtcgttcttcttcttcttcagctTCCTGGTGCGCGGACCTGCAGCGGCGGAGAGggccgggtgggggtggggacgaagggcagaggggaggggggaagagggCAGAGGAAGCCGTGAGAATGGCAAAGCCCAGCCGGGATCTAGCCTCGTGCTTCCGGGGTGACCGCGGAGGCCCTGCTGGATCACCAGCTCCCTCCCGCCTGGCCAATCCCTCCATCGAAGAGCCCTTTGCTGAACCACTCAGGTCTATGGGTACCTTTCTGGGGAAAGGGTGCAAAAGAGCCAGAGAGGAAAACTAGCCGCGGTTGTAGGTGCACCCCACATCCTAATTCAGAACAGAAGAATCCGGGGACAGGCTTAAATCACAGCACTTCCTGGCCAAGGAGGCGGGAATCCAAGATAGAGATTTGAAGCCCCATACTGCCTAGCCACAGTTGGAGGTCAGAGGCCTACTATTTTCACAGCCCTGGAGTAAAAAGGATTGGGGCAGTAAGGACAGGCTCTGGTGAGGGGATGACCGGCCTGCAAACtcatcctcctttctttcttaagAAGTTATATACATGGAGGCACCTCTAATGAGACAATGTGCGCTTGTAGCCATTAATCGGAGAATAAGGGGACACGGAAGAGGCTCTGAGAAGGTTGCCCAGCTCCAAAGAATTTGATGTCTGTTCTgtgcctcctcttctttctctatgGCCTAAAAGAAACACTTTCTAGGGCAGGTGGGAGACTGACTGCTCCTTTCCCTCTGAAGGGAAAGAAGAGGCCTTCACTCAACTGCAGAGGCCCTTCATGGGAGGGGTTACTCTGTTTTGCTTCTTGGATAATACCTAGAAGAAAAAGAGAGCCCTTTCCATTCCTCCACCCAGCTACACAGGAaggtcccttcctctcttcttcgaACCCTTATAATGCAATTTTAGGATCCAAAACTCCTGAATAACAGAAATAGGCCAGACTCGCTTTCTCTGCTCATGGATGCCATTTGCAAAGGAGATCATATCCATTTCCCAGTCCATGAGCAAAACAGGGGCAGAAAGATGGTGACAGACAATCTCTAGAGCAATCTGCTCTATGACTCTGTGGTAAGAAGCCCATGTAAGAAAACTCCCAGAAAAGTAAAGTCTCCCTCCAATGACAGTCTGAAAAGAGGGCTGCTATGGTGTCCAGCCCTGGAGAATGGAAGGAGACCCAGAAGTTGAATCTTCTGGTCTGTCCCTGGACAGCCTACACCTGTGTCCTGTGACTTCTGTGTCCAGGTTTCCTGGCATGGACTTGCTGGGCCCTGTCTTGGTTATGGGAGCATACAAGTTAAGTCCCTGTCAGGCCTGTTACTCTCTAAAAGTGTCAGGAAAGAAGGGTCTTTGCCAGCATCTCCAAACATAGGGACAGAGGGATAAGATGGGCAGCTGGCTCGTGGGGCAGGCTACTGTCTGGGATCACCAGCTGTCCTATGACAAAGAGTTCAGGCCTAAGCAGACTGTAGTGACTCAGGTCTAGCTTGGGGATCATCCCCCTGAACTGCCCAAACAGGAGAAAAATCAGGTCCTCTGCCTGTTCAGGCCCAGGAGAAGGAAAGCCATCACAAACAAAGACAAGGCCCCCTCCAGAGCAGGACTGGGGTTTAGATTAGTAATTAGCTGAGCGGGCAGAGATGGCCCAGGAAATGTGTACATCCCCAGAAAGGCCCCACTGCGCGTGGTGCGTCTGGGGCATGTTGgagtgttgtgtatgtgtgtgcgcgcaGAGGCACGGACACTTGTAATAAAATCGTAGCCTCCCGGCCAGACCGAGCCACACAGCCTGACAGCTCAATCACTCTATCCATCAGGCGAGTCAATCAAAGCAGCTTTTCGGAGGTTCAGGGAGCCCGACGTGTCAATAACGGGGCTCGAGATGGCGGGGGCTGATAGCGCTCATCGATCCGCACCCGGCCGCCAGCGGTTGTACCGCAGCAAGAGACCAGCCAGAAGAGAAGGTAGCtacactgtgcctggccccctGGCAGACCCTGGGTTCCTAAAATCCTGATCATGGGCTAGAGCCCCTACTATTCTCTTAGTGGCCCCCAGTGGTCTCCAAGGCGCTGCCGGGGCCGGTGTGTCTGGCAGGCCTTGGTCTCCTTTCCGGGGCCCAGCATCGGTCCCAGGGCAGGTCTTGGCCTTGAGTTCGCCAAACGCAAGGGGACCCCGAACAAGAGTGGAAGAAGAGCCCAGCAAAACCAGCTCGTGGCTGGCCTAAATCTGCTAAATGGCAGATGTTCAGAGGacagaatgaaagaaggaaaacgCAAGGCCGCGCAGAAACTGCGGGAGAGGCCGGCTCTCCTGTCCTTGGCCCTGCTTTCAAGCCTGAGCCTGACctgctttctctcctttcccactTGTCTGCCAGCTCCCAAAGAACCTGAGGCCCCGATAGCACCTTCCTGGTAACTGCCCTTCACTGGATTCTACCCACCCGGATCCGACTCTCTCACAACCTGACTGAAAGAGGAGGATGGCGTGCAATGTCTTCTTCTCCCTTCCTGTGTTTCCCCATAACTGTCTCCATCTATGTAAATGGACTCTCTGCAGAATATATCGAGATTGTGGTTTTGTCTGTAAGAACAGGCAGCGAATACTATTTCTCTGGTCAAAGCTTTCCCCAGTCAAAGCCTTCCTCTACCGGACCAGACTGGTGGAAATCAGACCCAAATCACTAGGCCTGTCTTCCCGCCAGCTTTAAAAACACTCCTTtccttgtaagaaaaaaaaaatcaatgactaaTTGTACATCTTTCTTAAGAATAATAAAGGTAAAACACAAAAGAAGGCCCCAGGGGCTCAGAGTTCAAAAATCAAAGGATCCAGACCTCCCATGCCAGGAACTGTAGTTTCCCGGCTGGTGGACTCAGAGGCCAGGATCACAGATGTGGACACATTCGGATGTGGCTGGCACCGGGGTAAGGAGGAGGAATCGGGCTTGAGAGGAGAGCGCCTGAAGCTGGGTTTGTTCTCCCCAGCGCGGCGGCTTGTTGTTCTGGGGCGACCGGCGGCGGGACCGGAAGGCACAGCGAAGCCCGGGTTTGGGTACTCACCAGAAGACGGACGATCCGAGTAGCGAGTGCAGTAGACCCAGGCGGGCCAGACGAGGGGCTGCTGCGAGTCAGTTTTGACCACGGGCCCACCGTTGGCTGAGCCCATAAGTAGGATGGCAGGGTTGCCGTGCTCCGGGTACTTCGCGCTCTGTGCGCCGGGACTCCCCGCGCCGCCTCcactgccgccgccgccgctgtcCGAGGGCTTGGcggctgctgctgccgccgccgccgctgccacggccgctgccgctgccgccgccgccgccgccgcagccggGTTCCCGGCTTTGGACGCGCCCGCGCCGGCGGTGTTGGCGGGCTGGGAGCCGTCGGGTGGGCCACAGTTCGCGTCCGCGGCGCAGAGGAGCGAGGCGGCGCCCGGCGCCCGCGTGCCCAACGGGTGGACAGGGTCTCTACCTGTGCCAGTCTGGCCTCTGTCACGCTCGACCCGGCCTCCTCCTCCGGCGCTTCctccggccgccgccgccgccgccaccagGAGCTGCGGCGGCGGCTGCTCTTTTTTGCAGCCGAAATCCGGCCTCAGGATGTTGTCGATGAAAAAGTTGGTAGTGCGGTGCAGCTGGGCCGCGGGTGGCGGCTGGTGAGCAGGCGCCGCGAGatgctgcggcggcggcggcgggggcggggggtgCGGGGGGAGGTGTGGGTGGTGGGCCAGGGGCGGCAGGCAGGGCGCGGCGGGCGGCGAGGGGGGCGCGGGCTGCGGGGATACGGGCACGCTGTCTCCATCGCTGCCGCTACTGCCGCTGGCGCCGGGACTGAGGCTCAGGCTGAGGCCGCCcggggccgccgccgccgccgccgcgccgaGGCCCGAGTCGCGCTGACTTTTAGGTTCCGGCTGCTGTTCTTCCATGCTCGGCCGCCCCGCCGCCCCGGCCGCCGCGCCGGCCCCCGCCCCCCCCGCCTCGCTCCCCACCCCACTTTGCCAGCGGCCCGTGGGGGTGCGCGGAGGAAGGAGGCAGGCGAAGCCTCAGCGAAGGCTGGGGCGGGTGCAGGAAAAAAAGCCCAGGCGTCTGGCCTGGATCGCTTGCTCTTATCGAGCAGATAGATCTcgctgtctctccctctctctaattTGTAGACATCCAGATAATGTAGACACTTggctatttcttttcctttctgcaaCCAGATTCAATGATTTGTATTAAATGGGGAGTAAGCCACggccaaaaggaaagaaaaaaaatgaaaaaagaacagaagaaaaaaagaagaaaagctctaagattctttttcttaaagggaaaaaaaaatagtctttaaagTCTAGCCATCTTCCTAGGCAGTAGTGAGGGGTTTGACTTCCCCGAGTGTCACGCTCAGCTGTGCCCAGAGCGCGAGGCTGGCAGCGCCTTTAATCGCCTTTGCTTTTTTTGCAGGGAGAGCGCGTCTCCGCCAGCGCCgggctgccttttttttttttttttttttcccctcaaatctCTGACAGCTCGGATCTTTGCACAAACTCTCtcgcttaaaaaaaaatcacccaggcACACTTTTTGCCTTCAAACCGGAAGCACGTGAGTCAGGGCCGCACGTGTGCGGGGCCAATAGCGAGCCACGACTCGCGCTGACACTCGGGGCTTGGCCCAATGGGCGCGCGCGGGACTTTGCGGATAAATAATCCGGGGGCGGCGGCATCGGGCGGAGAGGGGGTGCCGCCACTCGGGCCCGGTGCGTCCGGCCCGCCCTCCCCAACTCGCGCCCGCGCCCCTCCCCCTTCTTGAGGCCCAGACTGAGGAGGGGGCTAAagaggcaggggaggggtggATTTCGGGGTGTAGGCAAATAGAGAAGCAACTCCATAAGCAACTTGTTGGAGAAATGCAGGATTATGGGTGCGTGCGCGCCGGGCACGGGGTCAGGAGGCAGGGGTCTGGGTCCTTCTGCACCCCCCATGCCTAAGAaagcttttctctttccctttctccctccctccctccctcctctccccctttgCGTTATGAAGGGAGAAAGCTTGTTGTTACTGGGTGTGTgagagtgtttgtgtgtgtgtgtgtgtgtgtgtgtgtgtgtgttgggggaggagTGAGATCAGGAGGTCCGTGATGTGAAATAGACCTAGAATTGGCTACTTTCAAAGGCTCAGTTTATTTTTCACAAAGAGCAAACCCGGGAGGCCTGCTGCGCTAGCTTGCACTGCCAGTTTGTAAGTCTCACGCCAGCCGGCTACTCTGCATTTCCTTTCTGGGGAATCCGCACCCATGCCCTTCCCTCTGGACCTTCGACAACACCCGGGAGCGGCCCTGGCGCCATGGAGCCAGGCCCAGAGGGCACAGAAGAGACCCAGCACCCGCTGCCTGTTCATTCCCTGGCTCCAGGAGTCAGAGTTGCCCCAGCATGGTAGAGTCGTCCAAAAGAGGGCACTGGGCCGGGCAAGTCAGACCGCGAATGCACTCGAGGCCTGGATTTCCAGTTCAGGAAAACCTCCGT is a window encoding:
- the En1 gene encoding homeobox protein engrailed-1; its protein translation is MEEQQPEPKSQRDSGLGAAAAAAAPGGLSLSLSPGASGSSGSDGDSVPVSPQPAPPSPPAAPCLPPLAHHPHLPPHPPPPPPPPQHLAAPAHQPPPAAQLHRTTNFFIDNILRPDFGCKKEQPPPQLLVAAAAAAGGSAGGGGRVERDRGQTGTGRDPVHPLGTRAPGAASLLCAADANCGPPDGSQPANTAGAGASKAGNPAAAAAAAAAAAAVAAAAAAAAAAKPSDSGGGGSGGGAGSPGAQSAKYPEHGNPAILLMGSANGGPVVKTDSQQPLVWPAWVYCTRYSDRPSSGPRTRKLKKKKNEKEDKRPRTAFTAEQLQRLKAEFQANRYITEQRRQTLAQELSLNESQIKIWFQNKRAKIKKATGIKNGLALHLMAQGLYNHSTTTVQDKDESE